Proteins encoded in a region of the Ornithodoros turicata isolate Travis chromosome 3, ASM3712646v1, whole genome shotgun sequence genome:
- the LOC135387264 gene encoding uncharacterized protein LOC135387264, with protein sequence MDNIAEFENDFGNPGTKTLSLCEIFTFMDVSINSRTFVEGERILNSQHIVVCGRKASTSGAASTTIVGLCLSTSALKGNPHVVSAVLENADNGFKIYQASCTCRAGNSEKCKHIMGVLLRCNRDGVLNLPALSVTDVECAWKKKPGKELYGESTPLDTYCHISQAPPPFTVSSSESEDLLQDIIESCPESALSRHSKRRTLTSVTTAPALSHICEDKHGIVAHSSESELMVRLEHILVPGVAGKDETFYQSTTVITSSEAEELLCITHHNKQRLLQCRKTRITGTTSYRLYTYKGSEWKKKTAATLLSSFAGNPNTRYGNQMEQRAREVYMEQTNSTAVEYSCGVQLVECGLVVPAKNPWIGYTPDGIVMNCGKPEKLLEIK encoded by the exons ATGGATAATATAGCCGAATTCGAGAACGATTTCGGCAATCCTGGCACGAAAACGCTATCGCTTTGCGAAATATTCACGTTTATGGATGTTTCCATAAACTCCAGGACTTTTGTGGAAGGAGAGAGGATACTAAACTCGCAGCATATCGTGGTGTGCGGAAGGAAGGCCAGCACGTCTGGGGCGGCGTCGACAACGATAGTAGGGCTTTGCCTTTCAACAAGTGCACTAAAAGGGAATCCCCACGTTGTGAGTGCAGTACTGGAAAACGCAGATAACGGGTTCAAAATATATCAGGCTTCTTGCACCTGCCGGGCAGGAAATTCCGAGAAATGTAAACACATCATGGGAGTTCTTCTCAGATGCAACAG GGATGGTGTGTTGAACCTGCCTGCTCTAAGCGTCACTGATGTGGAGTGCGCCTGGAAGAAAAAACCTGGGAAAGAGCTGTACGGAGAAAGTACGCCGCTTGACACGTACTGCCACATTAGTCAGGCTCCTCCTCCATTTACTGTGTCCTCTTCCGAGTCTGAGGACTTACTTCAGGACATCATAGAATCTTGTCCAGAGTCGGCACTTTCAAGGCACAG CAAGAGACGGACGCTCACCTCAGTGACCAC TGCTCCGGCATTAAGCCATATCTGCGAGGACAAACATGGAATAGTTGCTCATTCCAGTGAGAGTGAGCTGATGGTGCGGCTGGAGCATATCCTTGTACCGGGCGTAGCAGGCAAGGATGAAACTTTTTATCAGTCCACCACTGTCATCACAAGCAGTGAGGCAGAGGAGCTATTGTGCATCACGCATCACAACAAGCAACGCCTGCTGCAATGCAGGAAGACAAGGATAACAG GCACAACATCTTACAGATTGTACACCTACAAAGGTTCAGAGTGGAAAAAGAAAACTGCTGCCACTCTCCTGTCAAGCTTTGCAGGAAATCCTAACACAAGGTATGGCAACCAAATGGAACAAAGGGCAAGAGAGGTATACATGGAACAAACGAACAGTACAGCTGTGGAGTACAGCTGTGGAGTACAGCTTGTGGAGTGCGGCTTGGTGGTGCCTGCAAAGAACCCTTGGATAGGATATACACCGGACGGAATTGTAATGAATTGCGGGAAGCCTGAGAAGCTCCTGGAGATCAAGTAG
- the LOC135387263 gene encoding uncharacterized protein LOC135387263 has protein sequence MDSGTADWEASDWFNDSVFCTFQAARLLFSSSACYAPEAKKDSCAIRRALPVSSSYDFESGTRRKQIKKQRAERIVARTNAKEKCTQKNMCQPQECVTEAVGQEEVEPHSDQEAAAVMEELNSYSATRLVHNKCIQVTSGDFGFRFSDLVKPHNIRALLGMPTMKLLDTLAAALEKKSTARAMFSSRDRIVITMLVMKHSLSFSFLSRIFGCSPTTCGACVKSTIQALALLLKCAIPWPTQEEIQNNLPICFEQFPSVRVVLDCTEVAVALPKCLKCALNMYSFYKSTQTVKYMIGVSPAGLITYISKGYGGRASDKAIFEQSGLVHSLTPGIDQIMVDKGFLIEDICTNHSIKLVRPPFLRQKQQFSKEEALQTKKIAAARVHVRTCHPTYQVVQNFKLQTAMAHGSLC, from the exons ATGGATTCGGGTACTGCGGATTGGGAAGCCAGTGACTGGTTCAATGACAGTGTGTTCTGCACATTTCAAGCCGCAAGACTACTTTTTTCCTC ATCTGCCTGCTACGCGCCGGAAGCTAAAAAAGACAGCTGTGCCATCCGAAGAGCACTGCCTGTCTCCTCTTCTTACGACTTTGAAAGTGGCACGAGAAGAAAACAGATAAAGAAGCAGAGGGCAGAGCGTATCGTCGCCAGGACAAATGCGAAGGAAAAGTGCACACAAAAGAATATGTGCCAACCACAAGAATGT GTTACTGAGGCAGTGGGACAGGAGGAAGTGGAGCCACATTCTGATCAAGAAGCAGCAGCTGTCATGGAAGAACTCAACTCATATTCTGCGACCAGACTTGTCCACAACAAATGTATCCAGGTGACGTCAGGAGACTTTGGTTTTCGGTTCTCCGACCTGGTGAAGCCACACAACATACGTGCGCTCTTAGGAATGCCAACCATGAAACTGCTGGATACTCTTGCTGCAGCGTTAGAAAAAAAGAGCACAGCAAGGGCTATGTTTTCTTCAAGGGATCGAATAGTTATAACTATGCTAGTCATGAAACATAGCTTATCTTTCAGTTTCTTGTCACGCATTTTTGGGTGTTCACCAACAACATGTGGAGCTTGTGTGAAATCAACAATTCAAGCCTTGGCACTCCTTCTCAAATGTGCGATACCGTGGCCTACGCAAGAGGAGATACAAAACAATCTACCGATCTGTTTCGAGCAATTCCCCAGTGTGAGAGTGGTGCTGGACTGTACTGAGGTAGCAGTGGCCTTGCCAAAGTGTCTGAAGTGTGCACTGAACATGTACTCATTTTATAAATCAACGCAAACAGTGAAGTATATGATAGGTGTTTCCCCTGCTGGCTTGATAACGTATATAAGTAAGGGTTATGGAGGCCGTGCATCAGATAAGGCCATCTTCGAGCAAAGTGGTTTAGTTCACTCTCTAACTCCCGGTATTGACCAGATCATGGTTGATAAAGGATTCCTGATTGAAGACATCTGCACGAACCATTCTATAAAACTGGTACGGCCACCATTTCTGCGGCAAAAGCAGCAGTTCTCAAAAGAGGAAGCTCTGCAAACAAAAAAGATTGCTGCTGCCCGTGTGCATGTAAGAACGTGCCATCCAACGTATCAAGTTGTTCAAAATTTTAAGCTCCAAACTGCCATGGCACATGGTTCCCTATGTTGA